A window from Bufo bufo chromosome 1, aBufBuf1.1, whole genome shotgun sequence encodes these proteins:
- the MEPCE gene encoding 7SK snRNA methylphosphate capping enzyme, which produces MQVLLEMASSSETLQPAVEAGDVDSEKTFLAPLPPVPADFQNQGLKEGLEPNPPRVPRNGFQGKRRNSFNVGFKHPTPFKRRRRVNSDCDPVLPSNFLLGGNIFDPLNLNSLLDEEVSRTLNAETPKSSPLPSRNRDPVEILIPKDLSDPLSLNTGSGDVELLLSPLKSGRKRHRHRHHLSTDAPVKAPLGQEAEPLPEELRPYELNTTINCRDEVVALPSLEHEAAEGSAPPATGSGGPGSRHRKRRRTSSKSEGRQGSPEKGKNLASVVAAVKPEGSAEAPKVHCRGPQPKGKNRFQFGNYCRYYGYRNPSRSDDPRLRALRPDWFRNKAVLDIGCNVGHMTLNVALKLEPLRIVGLDIDGSLIHAARQNIRHYLSQSSRGGSGGFPAALAATRGPIAAPSIPSTGGQEEDRSATFPHNVVFVKGNYVLDRDELLTVQRPEYDIIMCLSVTKWVHLNWGDDGLKRMFKRMYRHLRPGGILILEPQPWSSYGKRKKLTEAIYRNFCNISLRPDQFTAYLMSSDVGFSSYELLATPCTSAKGFQRSIYAYHKSGIREEPPPPPSAPLQV; this is translated from the exons ATGCAGGTTCTGCTAGAAATGGCGTCTTCTTCCGAAACCTTGCAGCCAGCTGTGGAAGCTGGCGATGTCGATAGCGAAAAGACTTTTCTGGCTCCGCTCCCTCCTGTGCCGGCAGATTTCCAGAACCAAGGCTTGAAAGAGGGGCTAGAGCCGAACCCCCCACGGGTCCCCCGAAACGGTTTTCAGGGTAAGAGGCGGAACAGCTTCAATGTCGGCTTCAAGCACCCCACTCCATTCAAGCGCCGGAGACGGGTCAACTCAGACTGTGACCCCGTTTTACCCTCCAACTTCCTCCTTGGGGGTAATATATTTGACCCCCTGAACCTAAACAGCCTTCTGGATGAGGAGGTGAGCCGTACCCTCAATGCGGAGACCCCAAAGTCCTCTCCTCTCCCGTCCCGGAATAGGGATCCCGTTGAGATTCTGATCCCCAAGGACCTCTCGGATCCATTGAGTCTTAATACTGGTTCTGGCGACGTTGAACTCCTGCTCTCCCCCCTGAAAAGTGGCCGGAAAAGGCATCGACACCGCCACCACCTGTCGACGGACGCTCCCGTCAAGGCCCCCTTGGGGCAGGAAGCCGAACCCTTGCCAGAGGAACTCCGACCGTACGAACTCAACACCACCATAAACTGCCGAGATGAAGTCGTAGCGTTACCGTCCTTGGAACATGAGGCCGCTGAGGGGTCCGCGCCACCCGCCACTGGCTCAGGCGGGCCAGGGTCTCGGCACCGTAAAAGGAGGAGGACCTCCAGCAAATCTGAGGGGAGGCAAGGTAGCCCTGAGAAGGGCAAGAACTTGGCAAGTGTGGTGGCTGCTGTGAAGCCAGAAGGTAGCGCCGAGGCCCCCAAAGTCCACTGTCGGGGGCCCCAGCCTAAGGGCAAAAACCGTTTCCAGTTTGGCAATTACTGCCGGTATTATGGCTACCGGAACCCATCGCGGTCTGACGACCCGCGGCTACGGGCACTGAGACCGGACTGGTTCCGTAACAAGGCGGTACTGGACATTGGGTGCAATGTGGGGCACATGACGCTGAACGTGGCCCTAAAACTGGAGCCGCTGCGTATAGTAGGACTGGACATTGATGGCTCCCTGATACATGCCGCCCGCCAGAACATCAGACATTACCTTTCACAGTCCTCGCGAGGTGGCAGCGGCGGTTTCCCTGCAGCGTTGGCCGCTACCCGAGGACCCATAGCTGCACCGAGCATTCCCAGCACCGGCGGACAGGAGGAGGACAGGAGCGCCACGTTTCCACATAACGTGGTGTTCGTGAAG GGTAACTATGTGCTGGATCGGGACGAGCTGCTGACGGTGCAGAGACCGGAGTATGACATCATCATGTGCCTCAGCGTCACCAAGTGGGTCCACCTCAACTGGGGCGACGATGGCCTAAAGAGAATGTTCAAGAGGATGTACCGACACCTGAGACCCGGGGGCATCCTGATCCTGGAGCCGCAGCCCTGGTCCTCATACGGCAAGAGGAAGAAGCTGACG GAAGCCATCTACAGGAATTTCTGTAATATCTCGCTGAGGCCGGATCAGTTCACCGCCTACCTCATGTCCTCCGACGTAGGGTTCTCCAGCTACGAGCTGCTCGCCACACCGTGCACCTCCGCAAAAG GGTTCCAGCGGTCTATCTATGCTTACCACAAGTCTGGGATCCGGGAGGAACCGCCGCCGCCGCCATCCGCGCCTCTCCAGGTTTAG